CCGCAGTGTGTTCGTCGGGGTGGAGAAGCCTGAGGAGGGCATCGAGGCAGCGCGCCGCCTGGTGGCCGAGGGTGTGCAACTCATCGAACTGTGCGGGGGGTTCGGCCCGGTATGGGCCGGGCGCATCATCGAGGCGATCGACGGCGCGGTCCCCGTGGGCGTAGTGGGCTATGGGCCCGAAGCGGTCGATCAGGTGCACGCGATTTTCTCCTGACGTGCGCCGCCTCCTTCCTTTCGAAGGGGGCGGCCCGGGCCGGCCCAGAGCGAGGAGGCCGTGATGACAGCGCCAGAGGCAATCACTATTGAGCCCTTGGACGGCCCGGCCGCCGCGCGGGCCGAGCCCGCGTTCAGGCTTGTCTACGCCGAGGTGTTCGCGGAGGAACCGTATGAGGAAACCCCGGAATCGGTAGCGGCGACCTTCCGCCGTTTCCGCTCCCAGGTCCGCAAATCCACCTTTCGTGCTGCGCTGGCCCGTACCGCCGGCGGTGAGCCGGTGGGCATCGCGTACGGCCATCCGCTCAGTGCCGCGGCGGATTGGTGGGACCGCCTGGTCACCCCCGTCCCGGCCGAACTCAGGCGAGAAGACGGGCAACGCACGTTCGGCCTCATGGAGTTCGCGGTACGAAAGCGCTGGCGTCAACTCGGGGTCGGCCGGCGACTGCACGAGGCGCTCCTCGCGGGGGCCAACGAAGAGCGCGTGCTGCTCAATGCACTACCGGCCGCCGAGGCGGCTCACGCGGCTTACCGGTCCTGGGGTTACCGCAAGGTGGGTGAGGCCCGCCCCTGGGAGGGCGCGGCTCTCCATGACGTGATGGCTCTCCAGCTCGGCTGAGCTGTCAGTCCGGTGCCGTGGTCGTCTCCAGCAGGCGCTGTCGGCCTGGGTGGCGGGGGCAGAGCCGCTTGCTTGTCGCTCGCGGCTCTCCAGGTACGCGTACCCACGGATACCGCCCGCCCCCGTCACCCCCTCAAGTGCCCCGGCCCGAACGCATCCGGCAGCAGCTCCGCCAGCGGGCGGATGCCGCCCGCCGTGTCGACCAAAAGCTCAGGCCCCCCGTGCTCGTACAGCAGCTGGCGGCAGCGGCCGCAGGGGACGAGGAGGGCGCCCGTGCCGTCGACGCAGGTGAAGGCGGTCAGGCGGGGGGCGGGGGCGGCGTTGTCGGGGCGGTCGGCGAACAGGGCGGAGATCAGGCCGCATTCGGCGCAGAGGGAGAGGCCGTAGGAGGCGTTCTCGACGTTGCAGGCGGCGATGGTGCGGCCGTCGTCCACTAGGGCGGCGGCGCCTACGGGGTAGCCGGAATACGGGGCGTAGGCCCGGGACATGGCGTCCCGGGCCTGCGCGCGCAGTGCGGTCCAGTCGACCGGCACCGGTGGTGTCATGTGCCTTGTCCTCGGCGGTAGGGCTTGCCGTTCGCCTTCGGCGGCCGCAGCCGCTGGGAGAAGAGGGCGAGTACCAGCAGGGTGGCGATGTAGGGGCTCGCCTCGACCAGTTCGAGCGGAACGGTGTCGGCCAGTGCGTACCAGATGACCAGGACGGCGGCGGCTATGCCGGCGACCACGGCCTGGGTGCGCTTGGCGGCGCGCAGCCGGAACAGGGCGAGCACCGCGAGGAGCGCGGCCAGGCCCAGGAGCAGCGCATGGACGGTCGGGCCGCCGCTGCGCAGCTGCATGGCGTCCATGAAGCCGAACAGGCCCGCGCCCATCGCGACGCCGCCCGGCCGCCAGTTGCCGAAGATCATCGTGGCGAGACCGATGTAGCCGCGGCCGCCGGTCTGGCCGTCCTGGTAGAAGTGCACCCCGATGGAGAGGAAGGCACCGCCGAGGCCGGCCAGCGCGCCGGAGACCAGCACCGCCGCGTACTTGTACGAGTAGACGTTGACGCCCAGGCTCTCGGCCGAGATCGGGGCCTCGCCGCAGGAGCGCAGCCGCAGGCCGAACGAGGAGCGCCAGAGTACGTAGAAGGTGCCGACGAACAGAGCGATGGTGAGCAGCGTCAGCCAGGAGACGTTGGTGACCGCCGCGCCGAGGATGCCGGCGACGTCGGAGACCAGGAACCAGTGGTGGCCCTCCAGGGTGTTCAGCGCGTCCGAGAGGCCGGGGACGGTGAACGTCGGCATGTCGGGCATCGGCGGGGACTGCTTGTCGTTGCCGCCGGCCGCCATGGCCGCGCTGCCTTCCTGGCCGAACCACAGCGTGGCCAGGTACTGGGTGGCCCCGAGCGCCAGGATGTTGACCGCGACACCGGAGACGATGTGGTCGACGCCGAAGGTCACGGTGGCGATGGCGTGGATCAGACCGCCGAGCGCGCCGCCGATGATGCCGGCCGCGGCGGCCGCCCAGGGGCCGTGCTGCCAGCCGACCCAGCCGGCCGCGAACGAGCCGAGCATCATCATGCCTTCGAGGCCGATGTTGACCACGCCCGCCCGCTCGGACCACAGTCCGCCCAGGCCCGCCAGGCCGATCGGTACGGCGGCGCTCAGTGCGGCGCCGAACTGGCCGGTGGAGGTGAGGTCCGCGGTGCCGGTGATGGCCCGGAGGGCGGAGACGGCGACCAGGCCGATGGCGATGATCAGCAGGATCCAGGGGTAGGTCAGCTTGCGCCGGCCCCCCTTCCCGGGGACCGCGAGCTTCGTCGCGGTCTTGAGGTCCGTACTCACGCCGACACCTCCGGCTTGTCGCTCTTGTCAGAGTTCGTCGTGCGGGACAGGACGGCCAGCTCCTCGCCGACCTTGCGCTGCTGCAGGTTCAGCCCGTAGCGGCGCACGATCTCGTAGGCGATGACCACGCACAGGACGATGACGCCCTGGATGACGCCGACGATTTCCTGGGCGTACCCCTCGAACTCCAGCCGGGAGCCGGTGCGGTCGAGGAAGGCCCACAGCAGGGCGCCGAAGGCCATGCCGATGGGGTGGTTGCGGCCGAGCAGCGCGATGGCGATACCGGTGAAGCCGATACCGGCCGGGAAGTCCGTGCCGTACTGGAAGGACTCGCCGAGCAGGGTCGGCATACCGACCAGACCGGCCGCGGCGCCGGACAGCAGCATGCTGCTGATGACCATGCGCTTGACGCTGACGCCGCTGGCCTCGGCGGCCGGCTCGGAGGCGCCCACGGCGCGCAGGTCGAAGCCGAAGCGGGTGCGGTTGATCCCGAACCAGTACAGCGCACCGGCCAGGATCGCGATCACCACGAAGCCGTAGACGGGCTTGGGGTGGGTCGGGAAGGAGAAGAAGTGGCTGGATTCCGGCAGGAACTTGGTGTGGAGGAGGTTGCCGTCCTTGATGGCGAGGCGGCCGTCCTGCAGGAAGTAGCCGATGATCGAGGCGGCGATGGCGTTCAGCATGATCGTGGTGATCACTTCGCTGACGCCGCGGGTGGTCTTGAGGAGACCGGCGATGCCGGACCAGATCGCGCCGACCAGCATCGCGATGACGATGAGCAGGATGATCTGGATCGCGCCGGGCAGCGCGATGGCGCCGCCGACCGCCGCGGCCGCGAACGCCGCGAGGCGGTACTGGCCGTCGACACCGATGTTGAAGAGGTTCATGCGGAAGCCGATGGCGACCGCCAGCGCCGAAAGGTAGTACGGCACCGCCTTGTTGATGATCCAGACCTGGCTGTCGCTGTAGTGACCGTAATCGGCCATGATCCCGTAGGCGCGGAAGGGGTTCTCCCCCGACGCCAGGAAGACCAGGGACGAGATCACTATCGCGGCGACGATGGCCAGGACGGGGGCGGCGATCGCCAGGATCACCTTGTCGCGGGTGGCGCTCTTGGCGATGGCGTCCACGGCGGGGTTCTTGGTGGAGGTGCTCACTGCTCGTCCCCCTCCTGCTCACCGGCGGCGGGCGACACACCGTCGTGCGACGCACCGTCTTCCGGCGCACCGTCGTCCGGCGCACCGTCTTCCGACGCGCTGAGGTGGCCTCTGGCGGCACCGGTCATGGCGGAGCCCAACTCCTCCGGGGTGATGACGGCGGGGTCCGCGTCCGCGACCAGCCGGCCCCGGTACATCACCCGCAGGGTGTCGGACAGCCCGATCAGCTCGTCCAGGTCGGCAGAGATCAGCAGCACCGCCAGGCCCTCGCGGCGCGCCTCGCGGATCTGTTCCCAGATCTGCGCCT
This genomic stretch from Streptomyces nigrescens harbors:
- a CDS encoding ABC transporter permease encodes the protein MSTSTKNPAVDAIAKSATRDKVILAIAAPVLAIVAAIVISSLVFLASGENPFRAYGIMADYGHYSDSQVWIINKAVPYYLSALAVAIGFRMNLFNIGVDGQYRLAAFAAAAVGGAIALPGAIQIILLIVIAMLVGAIWSGIAGLLKTTRGVSEVITTIMLNAIAASIIGYFLQDGRLAIKDGNLLHTKFLPESSHFFSFPTHPKPVYGFVVIAILAGALYWFGINRTRFGFDLRAVGASEPAAEASGVSVKRMVISSMLLSGAAAGLVGMPTLLGESFQYGTDFPAGIGFTGIAIALLGRNHPIGMAFGALLWAFLDRTGSRLEFEGYAQEIVGVIQGVIVLCVVIAYEIVRRYGLNLQQRKVGEELAVLSRTTNSDKSDKPEVSA
- a CDS encoding cytidine deaminase, with the translated sequence MTPPVPVDWTALRAQARDAMSRAYAPYSGYPVGAAALVDDGRTIAACNVENASYGLSLCAECGLISALFADRPDNAAPAPRLTAFTCVDGTGALLVPCGRCRQLLYEHGGPELLVDTAGGIRPLAELLPDAFGPGHLRG
- a CDS encoding ABC transporter permease, with product MSTDLKTATKLAVPGKGGRRKLTYPWILLIIAIGLVAVSALRAITGTADLTSTGQFGAALSAAVPIGLAGLGGLWSERAGVVNIGLEGMMMLGSFAAGWVGWQHGPWAAAAAGIIGGALGGLIHAIATVTFGVDHIVSGVAVNILALGATQYLATLWFGQEGSAAMAAGGNDKQSPPMPDMPTFTVPGLSDALNTLEGHHWFLVSDVAGILGAAVTNVSWLTLLTIALFVGTFYVLWRSSFGLRLRSCGEAPISAESLGVNVYSYKYAAVLVSGALAGLGGAFLSIGVHFYQDGQTGGRGYIGLATMIFGNWRPGGVAMGAGLFGFMDAMQLRSGGPTVHALLLGLAALLAVLALFRLRAAKRTQAVVAGIAAAVLVIWYALADTVPLELVEASPYIATLLVLALFSQRLRPPKANGKPYRRGQGT
- a CDS encoding GNAT family N-acetyltransferase, translated to MTAPEAITIEPLDGPAAARAEPAFRLVYAEVFAEEPYEETPESVAATFRRFRSQVRKSTFRAALARTAGGEPVGIAYGHPLSAAADWWDRLVTPVPAELRREDGQRTFGLMEFAVRKRWRQLGVGRRLHEALLAGANEERVLLNALPAAEAAHAAYRSWGYRKVGEARPWEGAALHDVMALQLG
- a CDS encoding DUF6506 family protein, giving the protein MALTHWGFIYTADGSTAGGDVRAVDTGTCRSVFVGVEKPEEGIEAARRLVAEGVQLIELCGGFGPVWAGRIIEAIDGAVPVGVVGYGPEAVDQVHAIFS